The genomic interval ATTGAAAATCAACCAGAAGAGAAAATAGCTAATCACGCTTATTACACCTTCTGGTATGTGATCCCAACCCTACCAATGTTTTTACGATTCCCTTGCTTATTGCCAAGGCTAGGATTTTGGATGACGCTGGGGGCAAGTATTGTTGTAACAGTTTTTTGCTTTGATTTATTTACCCTAATGATGAAAAACTTTGGAGTTGAACTACTGTAGACTGAATAGCTGCAAATAAAAACCCACCCGAGGGTGGTTTTTTATTTATTTAATAGCTTTAGCCACTGACAATATTGCTTAAGTAGTTTTCATGGCTTTTTCTAGATAAGCGGATAAATGCTCATAATACTTTAATGCCTTAGCCGTTGGCGCAACAAACTTCTTGCGGCCATCTACCTTATCTTCATTCAACTTGATGTAACCCATTACGACCAAATTCTTAATACGGCCATGAAGCGTTGCCTGTGAGCCACACTCACTCAGCGAAATTAAATCGCCAACCAATAACTCCTTGCCTTGAGTCGCGGCTAAGATAACTTGATTAAGGAGTTGCTCTTCTATTGAATCTAACTTCTTACCTGGATTCATGCGATCTAAGGCATCTAGGCAGATTAAGAAGCGGATATAGGCTGTAGGTTTGATTTTAAGCTTTCATATGAAAATATTACCCCTTCTTGGAAGGGGTAAACACCAGTATGCTGGGCATGTTTAAAATCAATAATTATTCCATGCCGTATTGACAGGCCTCGAGCCAATTTCTCTTTGAAATCCTTCTCAGCACCGCCCTATATATATGGCGTTCTTTTACTTCAACCAATTTATTACCACCCCGCTTGAACAAGCCAAGGGTGTTAATTGGATTTTTCTGCCCGCAGGATTGAGAATCTTTCTAACCCTTATATTCGATTACTCAGCCGTCCTAGGCCTAGTAATAGCCTCTGTATTGATCAACACAATTGGTTTTTTTGAATACGATCATATTTCTATTATTGGAATTGTGAGCATTTCTGGGTTAGCTCCTCTTCTAGGCCGGCATTTTGTGATTCACAATTTAAAAGTTCAATCTGACTTAGGTAATATTGCTATGAAGCAATTCTTGACTGTTATTGTTGCTTACTCATTTCTAAGCTCAGGATTGCACCACTTATGGTTTGCGGCTAGAGACCTAGAATCGGGCAGCTGGAATCACTTTGTTGCCATATTCTTTGGCGATGTTGTTGGATCAATACTATTTGCGGCGGTAATTAAATACGGAATTGATCTTTTAAAAGGCAAGTTAGGCAGGGATAACTTAATTAAGTAAGGCCTTTTTGATTAATACATTATTTAAGATTTAGAGAGAATGCCAATAGCTGCAAGGAGCAATACAAGCCTTGTCGGTTAACCCGACAAACAAAGTGTCACTTAGCCGGACACTCCAAACTAAAGCTATCGAGACTGCAGAAATTACGATAGCCCACTTCCTGCGCCCGACCCACCAACATCAAGAAACCCTCATTAGTAATAGTGGGAGGTTTGACTTTTCAGGTTGGTAAAATGTGGTGACTGTTCGGTCACAATGGGAATCTTGTCGAACGCTTCGGGTGCGCGGATGGGAAGGCGCTGGGTTGAGACTGATTGGCCGCGAGCGTCTCTTAAAAGGACGCTTAGGGCGATTTGTCGGGTTACCCGACAAGAAGACGGTTCAAACACCCCCCACCATATCTAGTGAGGGTTTTTGCATACAACGATTCAAATACTACAAGAACCAACACATTGGTACAGTCACAAATGACGGGAATAAAACCATTAATAAAAGGATGATCAACTCTGCTATCAAGAAAGGCATAACCCCTTTCATTAAATCGGACCTTGAAGTTTTTGTTACGCCAGCTACAACATTCAAAACAGTACCTACAGGAGGCGTAATTAATCCAATACTGTTATTAATAATAAATAGCACGCCAAAGTAGATTGAATCAATGCCTGCCTGCTTCACAACCGGAACCAAAACCGGGGTCAGTATCAGAATTGTTGAAATCATCTCCATTGCTGTGCCCACAATCTTGCAAACATCAGCAATATTTGATGATTCATAAATGGTTCACGTAAACCAACAACCTTCGAAGGCAAATCAGCCACAGCAATTAACCAAGCGGAGACCATTGCCGCGGCAACCAAAAACATTACAATCGCTGTCGTTTGAGCCACCCTAGAAAACGACTCTAATAACTCACTAAACCTTAACTCGCAATAAATAACAGCGGCTACAAATATGGCGTATATCGCAGTAACTACGGAGGCCGCTGTTGGTGTAAAAACTCCAAGTGTGAAGCCAAAAATAATGATCAATGGGAGCATCAAAGCCCAAAATCCATCGATCAATGATCTTGCTACTTCACCAAACGGAATCTTAGGCGGATGTTGAATATTCTCTTTCCGAACAAGCCACCACCAAGTAAGTCACAATAAAAGACCCGCCAGCAACCCAAGGAAAATTCCAGCCAAGAATAACTTAGTGCTAGCAAGGTTTATTAAAGCAAATCCTACTATTTCTATAAGATTAACGTCTGGACCTGAAGCAATTGATTTAACACGCAATCGAAAAATTGATATCGCTATTTCACACCAAGCTACTTTAGGAAGCGCAGGCGTAATC from Polynucleobacter necessarius carries:
- a CDS encoding DUF3147 family protein; translated protein: MTWIITKYLLTAGMVVFISEVAKRSDKLGGFIAALPLITLFTLTWLYIENQPEEKIANHAYYTFWYVIPTLPMFLRFPCLLPRLGFWMTLGASIVVTVFCFDLFTLMMKNFGVELL
- a CDS encoding MarR family winged helix-turn-helix transcriptional regulator produces the protein MNPGKKLDSIEEQLLNQVILAATQGKELLVGDLISLSECGSQATLHGRIKNLVVMGYIKLNEDKVDGRKKFVAPTAKALKYYEHLSAYLEKAMKTT
- a CDS encoding TRAP transporter large permease subunit, translated to MISTILILTPVLVPVVKQAGIDSIYFGVLFIINNSIGLITPPVGTVLNVVAGVTKTSRSDLMKGVMPFLIAELIILLLMVLFPSFVTVPMCWFL
- a CDS encoding TRAP transporter large permease subunit, encoding MQHPPKIPFGEVARSLIDGFWALMLPLIIIFGFTLGVFTPTAASVVTAIYAIFVAAVIYCELRFSELLESFSRVAQTTAIVMFLVAAAMVSAWLIAVADLPSKVVGLREPFMNHQILLMFARLWAQQWR
- a CDS encoding LysR substrate-binding domain-containing protein — its product is MLARFIKANPTISIRLTSGPEAIDLTRNRKIDIAISHQATLGSAGVIHTPLGHEDILPMCSPKILNAKNSARL